In Humulus lupulus chromosome 7, drHumLupu1.1, whole genome shotgun sequence, the following are encoded in one genomic region:
- the LOC133788790 gene encoding UBP1-associated protein 2A-like — MAKKRKLRSSEPETSKAPEPQPEQPPPTDPPHEAPQLQPEEEDPTQCAPIQEEEPQEMAVDESKEDQEEEQEEEEVNEELQGHVVEEEEEEEDGEPNDGQNETLNGDVSTEGVGKEGAESEANGRGNGGNEVGLDDDEPLEKLLEPFSKEQLLSLVKQAADKYPDFIECVRDLADADPAHRKIFVHGLGWDTTAETLISEFSKYGEIEDCKAVTDRVSGKSKGYAFILFKRRAGAKKALKEPQKKIGSRTTSCQLASAGPVPAPPPVVPAVSEYTQRKIFVSNVSADVDPQKLLEYFKQFGDVEEGPLGLDRHTGKPKGFALFVYRSVESAKRALEEPHKNFEGLTLHCQKAIDGPKQSGKPFHQHQHHQTPHQHQHHPHHQQYYPRKEKNKYSTGGTGPGHLMAPSAPPPAVGFNPGVAGPQALNPALGQALTALLATQGAGLGIGNLLGGIGGPPVNQPGPPGGYSNQAAGGYGNQQVMQGGYQNPQMGQSSGRPHPGPGAPYMGH, encoded by the coding sequence ATGGCCAAGAAGCGAAAGCTCCGTTCTTCAGAGCCGGAAACCTCCAAAGCACCTGAGCCCCAACCAGAACAGCCTCCACCCACGGACCCTCCTCATGAAGCACCACAGCTCCAACCTGAAGAAGAAGACCCAACCCAATGCGCCCCAATCCAAGAGGAAGAACCCCAAGAAATGGCTGTAGACGAGTCGAAGGAGGACcaagaagaagaacaagaagaggaagaagtaaACGAAGAGTTACAAGGACAtgtggtggaggaggaggaggaggaggaggatggGGAACCCAACGATGGCCAGAACGAAACCCTAAACGGCGACGTTTCGACGGAAGGAGTCGGAAAAGAAGGAGCTGAAAGCGAAGCTAACGGAAGAGGGAATGGGGGAAATGAAGTGGGATTAGATGATGATGAGCCTTTGGAGAAGCTTCTGGAACCTTTCTCGAAGGAGCAGCTTCTTTCTCTCGTCAAGCAGGCTGCCGACAAGTACCCGGACTTCATCGAGTGTGTTCGGGATCTAGCCGATGCCGACCCGGCTCACCGTAAGATCTTCGTCCATGGCCTAGGCTGGGACACCACTGCGGAAACCCTAATTTCGGAGTTTAGCAAGTACGGTGAGATCGAGGATTGCAAGGCTGTGACCGATAGAGTCTCTGGAAAATCAAAGGGTTATGCTTTTATCCTCTTCAAGCGTCGGGCTGGTGCCAAGAAGGCCCTTAAGGAACCCCAAAAGAAGATTGGGAGCCGGACGACTTCTTGTCAGCTCGCCTCGGCTGGACCCGTTCCTGCCCCACCTCCCGTGGTCCCGGCCGTGTCTGAGTACACTCAGAGGAAAATTTTCGTTAGCAATGTGTCTGCTGATGTTGATCCCCAGAAGTTGCTTGAATACTTCAAGCAGTTTGGGGATGTTGAGGAAGGGCCATTGGGGCTCGATAGGCATACTGGGAAACCAAAGGGATTTGCGCTTTTCGTCTACAGGTCAGTAGAGAGTGCCAAAAGGGCTCTCGAGGAGCCTCATAAGAACTTTGAGGGACTTACTTTGCATTGCCAGAAGGCCATAGACGGTCCCAAACAGAGCGGCAAGCCTTTCCATCAACATCAACATCATCAGACTCCGCATCAACATCAGCATCACCCCCATCATCAACAATACTATCCCAGGAAAGAGAAGAACAAGTATTCAACTGGTGGGACGGGACCTGGACATTTGATGGCTCCTTCGGCACCTCCTCCTGCAGTTGGTTTCAACCCGGGAGTGGCAGGACCACAGGCACTGAACCCGGCTCTTGGGCAGGCCTTAACCGCGTTGCTTGCAACCCAGGGTGCTGGATTGGGTATTGGAAATTTGCTTGGAGGTATTGGTGGTCCGCCTGTTAACCAGCCTGGGCCACCTGGGGGATATTCAAATCAGGCAGCTGGAGGCTATGGGAACCAGCAAGTAATGCAGGGTGGGTACCAGAATCCACAAATGGGGCAGAGCAGTGGTAGGCCTCATCCTGGCCCTGGGGCACCTTACATGGGTCATTAG